Proteins encoded in a region of the Paenibacillus wynnii genome:
- a CDS encoding deoxyribonuclease IV, giving the protein MLKIGSHVSCSPKGLLSAVNEANEYGSSTFMFYTGAPQNTRRKPIDDLYPIEGKLAMESSGIEDTIVHAPYIINLGSYKESTYKLAVDFLKEEIRRTHAFGVKHIVLHPGAFTDMDAEYGIQRIADGLNEVLGGTNETEVHIALETMAGKGTEMGRSFEEIASMIEKVEHKDRISICLDTCHIHDAGYDIVNNLDGVLEHFDQTIGLDRIGVIHVNDSKNPCGAGKDRHTPVGSGWIGFESLNKVVHHPALAGRPFILETPWIGKDAKTQRPMYEVEIALLRGNVEERFGPEFVEDVQKLRSFFAELELDHRQYVLDIWTVLKNDAKAKKEDPREPLERLYDYVTAAELFPDLSEEAINHRLIAWLAGS; this is encoded by the coding sequence ATGCTGAAAATAGGTTCTCATGTGTCCTGCTCACCTAAGGGATTGCTGAGTGCGGTCAATGAGGCAAACGAGTACGGCTCCAGCACATTTATGTTCTATACCGGAGCGCCGCAAAATACACGCCGTAAGCCAATTGATGACTTGTATCCTATAGAAGGAAAATTGGCTATGGAGAGTAGCGGCATCGAAGATACCATCGTTCATGCTCCATATATTATTAATCTAGGCTCTTATAAGGAAAGTACATATAAGCTGGCCGTTGATTTCCTTAAAGAGGAGATCCGTCGTACGCATGCGTTTGGAGTGAAACACATTGTGCTTCATCCCGGAGCATTTACCGATATGGATGCGGAATACGGCATTCAACGAATCGCTGACGGACTTAATGAGGTCTTAGGCGGCACGAATGAAACTGAGGTTCATATAGCTCTGGAGACTATGGCTGGAAAGGGCACAGAAATGGGCCGCAGCTTCGAGGAAATCGCCTCTATGATCGAGAAAGTGGAGCATAAGGATCGAATATCCATTTGTCTCGATACCTGCCATATTCATGATGCCGGGTATGATATCGTGAATAATCTAGATGGAGTGCTGGAGCATTTTGACCAAACGATCGGCTTGGATCGTATCGGTGTTATCCATGTTAACGACAGCAAAAACCCTTGCGGAGCGGGCAAAGACCGTCATACGCCTGTGGGGTCTGGGTGGATTGGTTTTGAATCCCTTAACAAGGTGGTTCATCATCCGGCATTAGCAGGTCGGCCATTCATACTGGAGACGCCTTGGATCGGTAAAGATGCGAAAACTCAACGCCCAATGTACGAGGTGGAAATTGCTCTGCTGCGTGGGAATGTGGAAGAGCGCTTTGGCCCGGAATTCGTCGAGGATGTTCAAAAGCTTCGGAGCTTCTTTGCGGAGCTTGAGCTGGATCACCGTCAATATGTTCTTGATATATGGACCGTGCTGAAAAACGATGCCAAAGCTAAAAAAGAAGATCCGCGCGAACCGCTTGAGCGTCTTTACGATTATGTAACTGCTGCCGAGCTGTTCCCTGACTTAAGTGAGGAAGCAATCAATCATCGCTTGATTGCTTGGCTGGCAGGAAGTTAA
- a CDS encoding DUF2621 domain-containing protein — MSNNFELSLLSVSPSNWFMNSIAFWTFLLLGTMCIGGFFMFRKFLKVLPKADGKSKLDWQNYWVERSRPLWSDESKAFLDLLVQPVPSPFRDIAKHSIAAEIGKIAVETHAPEVTRDHCIKGYIVATPRRDNRFLVSFLEKNGIDYSPYRHLMK; from the coding sequence ATGTCCAATAATTTTGAACTGAGTCTATTATCCGTATCACCGAGCAACTGGTTTATGAACTCCATCGCATTTTGGACGTTTTTACTGCTGGGCACCATGTGCATAGGCGGTTTCTTTATGTTCCGTAAATTTCTGAAGGTGCTCCCTAAAGCTGACGGAAAATCCAAATTGGATTGGCAAAATTACTGGGTAGAACGCAGCAGACCTCTATGGAGCGATGAATCCAAAGCCTTTCTGGATCTGCTGGTTCAGCCTGTACCCTCACCGTTCCGCGATATCGCCAAGCACTCGATTGCTGCCGAAATCGGCAAGATTGCAGTGGAGACCCATGCGCCGGAAGTAACACGCGATCACTGTATTAAGGGCTATATTGTTGCCACGCCGAGACGTGATAACCGTTTTCTGGTCAGCTTCTTGGAAAAGAACGGAATCGATTATTCTCCATACCGCCATTTAATGAAGTAA
- a CDS encoding glucose-6-phosphate isomerase: MSKKINFDYSKALDFINQQEIDFLAAPVKLAHEQLHNATGAGSDYLGWIDLPHAYNKDEFARIQAAAKKIQSDSDVLIVIGIGGSYLGARAAIEALSHSFYNNLSKDSRKTPEVYFAGNNISSTYITHLLDLVKGKDFSVNVISKSGTTTEPAIAFRIFRAELEKKYGKEEARKRIYATTDKEKGALKKLATEEGYESFIIPDDVGGRYSVLTPVGLLPIATAGINIEEMMQGAAAAADEFNNPDVATNQAYQYAAVRNALYRKGKAIEILVNYEPSLHFVSEWWKQLFGESEGKDFKGIYPSSVDFSTDLHSMGQYIQEGSRNIFETVIQVANVEHHVTIESDPDDLDGLNFLTGKTMDFVNKKAFQGTMLAHTDGQVPNLIVTIPDQTPYTFGYMVYFFEIACGISGYLLGVNPFDQPGVEAYKKNMFALLGKPGYEKEKAELEARLTE, from the coding sequence GTGTCCAAAAAGATTAATTTTGACTACAGTAAAGCCCTTGATTTCATCAACCAGCAGGAGATTGACTTTCTTGCAGCGCCGGTTAAACTAGCCCATGAGCAACTACATAACGCTACCGGAGCGGGATCAGACTACCTAGGTTGGATCGATCTGCCACATGCCTATAACAAAGACGAGTTCGCACGTATTCAGGCTGCCGCTAAGAAGATTCAAAGTGATTCTGATGTATTGATCGTTATCGGTATCGGCGGTTCCTACTTGGGAGCACGTGCGGCTATTGAAGCACTCTCACACTCCTTCTACAATAATCTGTCCAAGGACAGCCGCAAGACACCGGAAGTTTATTTCGCCGGTAACAACATCAGCTCAACGTACATCACGCATTTGCTTGACCTTGTAAAAGGTAAAGACTTCTCCGTGAATGTTATCTCCAAATCCGGAACAACTACCGAACCCGCTATCGCTTTCCGTATCTTCCGCGCTGAGCTGGAGAAGAAATATGGTAAAGAGGAAGCTCGCAAACGCATTTATGCTACTACAGATAAGGAAAAAGGTGCGCTCAAGAAGCTAGCTACTGAAGAAGGCTACGAGTCATTCATTATCCCTGATGATGTAGGCGGACGTTATTCCGTGCTGACACCGGTAGGATTACTGCCGATTGCTACGGCAGGTATTAATATTGAAGAAATGATGCAAGGTGCAGCCGCAGCCGCTGATGAATTCAACAACCCGGATGTTGCGACTAACCAAGCCTATCAATATGCTGCAGTTCGTAATGCTCTATACCGTAAAGGTAAGGCCATTGAAATTCTGGTTAACTACGAGCCATCCCTTCACTTCGTATCCGAGTGGTGGAAACAACTTTTCGGCGAAAGCGAAGGCAAGGACTTCAAAGGAATCTATCCTTCTTCCGTTGATTTCTCTACGGACCTGCATTCCATGGGTCAATATATCCAAGAAGGCAGCCGTAACATTTTCGAGACGGTTATCCAAGTGGCAAATGTAGAGCATCATGTAACGATTGAGAGTGATCCGGATGATCTTGACGGTCTGAACTTCCTGACTGGTAAGACTATGGATTTTGTAAATAAAAAGGCTTTCCAAGGAACGATGCTTGCACATACAGACGGACAAGTGCCGAACCTGATTGTAACCATCCCGGATCAAACGCCATATACTTTCGGATACATGGTATACTTCTTTGAAATAGCTTGCGGAATCAGCGGATACTTGCTTGGCGTGAATCCGTTCGATCAACCGGGTGTAGAAGCCTATAAGAAGAACATGTTCGCATTGCTGGGCAAACCAGGCTACGAGAAAGAAAAAGCCGAATTGGAAGCCAGACTTACAGAATAG
- a CDS encoding M14 family metallopeptidase, which produces MIESPFCKKIHKYTLFFLNFMFLVSLFVTTGSADASANIVNPNQVYSYTIMQRDIERLVKQYPDLVSYEPLGQTAYGRHLWAVKLGRGESVLFLNGSHHAREWMTTSLLMKMIDTYAQSYNSNGEIANYNVRSLLDEVSMWIVPMVNPDGVTLSQQGTVGLPVNLAKTLRQYNRNSTNFTRWKANMQGIDLNRQYPASWNTIKATTSYPWYQNYKGKQPGEAPEVQMMMDFTHKIDPEVTISYHSSGEIIFWNFNTLKSNLTRDKAMARALSYLTGYSLVNPEKNPSGGGYKDWFIQEYGRPGFTLEIAKYAGESSVPLSQFSRIWSENKEVGLYSAKQSYSLWLEKQKLQYLQQTMSLLAGTEFYTKIGAVVGVTNLQPQRIQVSARKGDWYQVKGDIGVGWIHPSPGKLAIIEDIKATAEMKVSIPAYKYPDTFSPKVTLLAPQTVQVSGRWGTWLLASTPSGNWWIDGRKAELKWPIEETVQNAATDVELSEQIK; this is translated from the coding sequence ATGATAGAGTCACCTTTTTGCAAGAAAATACATAAGTACACACTATTCTTCTTAAATTTTATGTTCCTTGTATCTTTGTTCGTAACTACGGGATCTGCAGATGCATCGGCAAATATTGTGAACCCCAATCAAGTATATTCCTACACCATAATGCAAAGGGATATTGAGAGATTGGTGAAGCAATACCCCGACCTGGTATCTTATGAACCTCTGGGACAGACCGCTTATGGGCGGCATCTCTGGGCGGTGAAGTTAGGCAGGGGAGAATCCGTGCTGTTTCTTAACGGTTCTCATCATGCCAGAGAATGGATGACCACTTCACTGTTGATGAAAATGATTGACACTTATGCCCAATCCTATAACAGTAATGGGGAAATTGCTAACTATAACGTACGTAGTTTACTGGATGAAGTCAGTATGTGGATTGTTCCGATGGTAAATCCGGATGGTGTAACCTTGTCCCAACAAGGTACGGTGGGTTTGCCGGTGAATCTAGCCAAAACACTGCGTCAATATAATAGAAACAGCACTAATTTTACCCGCTGGAAAGCAAATATGCAGGGAATTGACCTTAACCGCCAATATCCTGCGAGTTGGAATACGATTAAGGCTACCACTTCGTACCCTTGGTATCAGAATTATAAAGGGAAGCAGCCGGGGGAAGCTCCTGAAGTACAGATGATGATGGATTTTACGCATAAAATTGATCCTGAAGTTACAATTTCCTACCATAGCTCCGGCGAAATTATTTTTTGGAACTTCAATACTTTGAAAAGCAATCTTACCCGTGATAAAGCGATGGCCCGAGCACTCAGCTACCTAACAGGCTACTCTCTAGTGAATCCGGAGAAAAACCCTTCGGGCGGCGGTTATAAGGACTGGTTCATTCAAGAGTATGGCCGTCCCGGATTCACTCTTGAAATCGCAAAATATGCCGGAGAGAGCAGTGTTCCGTTAAGTCAGTTCAGCAGGATCTGGTCTGAGAACAAGGAGGTTGGACTTTATTCCGCCAAGCAATCCTATTCCTTATGGTTGGAGAAGCAGAAGCTGCAGTATCTTCAGCAAACCATGAGCCTGCTGGCGGGAACGGAATTTTATACTAAAATTGGAGCGGTAGTCGGTGTCACCAATCTACAACCGCAAAGGATTCAAGTTAGTGCACGTAAGGGTGACTGGTATCAGGTTAAAGGAGATATAGGAGTGGGGTGGATCCATCCCTCACCGGGAAAGCTGGCAATCATCGAGGATATCAAGGCAACTGCTGAGATGAAAGTGAGTATACCCGCCTATAAATATCCAGATACCTTCTCGCCTAAGGTAACGCTTCTCGCTCCGCAGACTGTCCAGGTATCCGGAAGATGGGGAACCTGGTTGCTGGCCTCCACCCCAAGTGGTAATTGGTGGATCGACGGACGAAAGGCAGAACTTAAGTGGCCAATAGAAGAAACTGTGCAAAACGCGGCAACAGATGTTGAGCTATCCGAGCAAATAAAGTAA
- a CDS encoding ATPase, T2SS/T4P/T4SS family: MNMHGRPIMPVDSAPQHSPFSLKQSMQRNRKPGKEDFNIFLQQMKRDMNVNLEREDEYYFELNAKALIGDPQAVSFFMNEIEKYLRKTPFTGRIPEAYQTAAEALFHEWKGFGPAYRWFTDRAYSESTGLQMIGRQIFYNHRGKFVVYPYEMPSLDRVEQLKRSLLKSDQNKKLNKDNPSVEFKMDDPLWSGRFIRLAIWVSPRVWEGFTTISLRRQVVEFLDLEDQAGTECIPAEAVELIRALSGTFRNTIIAGAVGSGKTTFANTIVGEQLLGSTSCMGVVMIEKHPESILPYQIKGHRIIPIQASNEELMEVGVESLRHDPNILYMTEMRYNEWEFYLWSGEKGYDGITGTFHTVDSEDIPYQGAFAVSTRIGGSLKGHLISALKACELVFILESVQEGKKRLTRISEVFYDEERNSVFANDLMRWEADQSGWTYNDKLTQGLLTKMNKKDATTARVLQRELGKLAKAKPMKFPMKESLKSRIVLNE; this comes from the coding sequence ATGAACATGCATGGAAGGCCGATAATGCCAGTGGATTCAGCACCTCAGCATTCGCCATTCTCTCTTAAACAAAGCATGCAGCGAAACCGAAAACCCGGTAAAGAGGATTTTAATATCTTCCTGCAGCAAATGAAAAGAGACATGAACGTTAATCTTGAACGCGAGGATGAATACTATTTCGAGCTTAATGCCAAGGCGCTGATAGGAGATCCTCAGGCCGTCAGTTTTTTTATGAATGAAATTGAGAAGTACTTACGAAAAACACCGTTTACCGGGAGAATTCCAGAAGCTTATCAAACAGCGGCAGAGGCGCTTTTTCATGAGTGGAAGGGCTTTGGCCCGGCTTACCGTTGGTTTACTGACCGCGCATACAGTGAATCTACGGGGCTGCAGATGATTGGACGGCAAATCTTTTATAACCATAGAGGAAAATTTGTTGTTTACCCTTATGAAATGCCCTCACTGGATCGGGTTGAACAATTAAAAAGATCCTTGCTCAAGAGCGATCAAAACAAAAAGCTGAATAAAGATAATCCTTCGGTAGAGTTCAAAATGGATGATCCCCTTTGGTCCGGCAGGTTCATTAGACTGGCAATATGGGTATCCCCGCGGGTCTGGGAGGGGTTTACGACGATTTCGCTGCGGAGGCAGGTGGTAGAATTTCTGGATCTGGAAGATCAGGCAGGGACCGAATGTATACCGGCAGAGGCGGTGGAATTAATCAGGGCGCTATCAGGTACCTTTCGCAATACGATCATAGCGGGTGCTGTCGGATCGGGTAAAACAACCTTTGCTAATACCATTGTTGGCGAGCAACTGCTCGGATCTACATCCTGCATGGGTGTCGTCATGATCGAAAAGCATCCCGAGTCAATTCTGCCCTATCAGATTAAAGGGCACCGCATTATCCCCATTCAAGCGAGCAACGAAGAGTTGATGGAGGTGGGTGTGGAGTCGCTGCGGCATGATCCGAATATTCTTTATATGACCGAGATGCGCTATAACGAATGGGAGTTTTATTTATGGAGCGGAGAAAAAGGTTATGACGGCATTACTGGAACTTTTCATACAGTAGATTCAGAGGACATTCCTTATCAAGGCGCGTTTGCGGTTTCTACCCGGATTGGCGGAAGTCTGAAAGGGCATCTCATCTCTGCATTGAAAGCCTGTGAGCTGGTCTTTATTTTGGAGAGTGTCCAGGAGGGAAAGAAGCGGCTTACACGGATTTCCGAGGTGTTCTATGATGAGGAACGCAATTCAGTGTTTGCGAACGACCTGATGCGCTGGGAGGCTGATCAATCGGGCTGGACTTATAATGACAAGCTGACCCAAGGGCTTTTAACAAAAATGAACAAAAAGGATGCCACTACTGCCAGAGTGCTACAACGGGAACTTGGAAAACTTGCAAAGGCTAAACCCATGAAGTTTCCTATGAAGGAAAGCTTGAAATCTCGGATTGTTCTTAACGAATAG
- the tkt gene encoding transketolase — MSEQSQAIQKEENSTIDNLAITTIRTLAIDAIEKANSGHPGMPMGSAPMGYQLFAKTMKHNPNHPTWVNRDRFVLSAGHGSMLLYSLLHLSGYDLPMEELKKFRQWGSLTPGHPEVGHTAGVDATTGPLGQGIAMAVGMAMAEAQLGATYNKDQHRVVDHYTYAICGDGDLMEGISSEAASLAGHLKLGKLVVLYDSNDISLDGKLNLSFSENVAKRFEAYGWQVLRVEDGNDLPAIEKAIAEAQADSNKPTLIEVKTVIGYGSPNKQGKGGHGGTHGSPLGADEAKLTKDFYKWVYEEDFYVPDDVRTRFAQVKESGIAANKEWDEKFAAYKKAYPELAAQFETVTNGDLPEGWDAKLPMYTTEDKAVSTRIASGNALNGLAAGVPQLVGGSADLESSTMTHLNGLTSFTSESYDGRNIYFGVREFGMAAAMNGIALHSGLKVFGGTFFVFTDYLRPAVRLAAIMKLPVTYVLTHDSIAVGEDGPTHEPIEQLASLRIIPGLTVIRPADANETSAAWAYALENKANPVALVLTRQNLPILPGTVEGVRDNIKRGGYVVSDAKNGKPQAQIIATGSEVQLAVKAQAALAEEGIEVRVISLPSWDLFEKQDKAYRDSVILPEVKARLAVEMAQTFGWERYTGDQGDILGITTFGASAPGDTVIKEYGFTVENVVSRVKALL; from the coding sequence ATGAGTGAACAAAGTCAAGCGATCCAAAAGGAAGAAAACTCTACAATTGATAACCTAGCAATTACGACAATCCGTACGCTGGCGATTGATGCCATCGAGAAAGCAAACTCGGGACATCCGGGCATGCCGATGGGTTCCGCACCCATGGGATACCAGCTTTTCGCCAAAACAATGAAACATAATCCGAATCATCCAACATGGGTAAACCGTGACCGTTTTGTATTGTCTGCAGGACACGGCTCTATGCTACTATACAGCTTGCTGCACCTAAGCGGCTATGATCTTCCAATGGAAGAGTTGAAAAAATTCCGTCAATGGGGCAGCCTTACACCAGGTCATCCAGAAGTTGGGCATACTGCAGGTGTTGATGCTACTACGGGTCCACTTGGACAAGGTATCGCTATGGCTGTGGGTATGGCAATGGCAGAAGCTCAATTGGGGGCTACTTATAACAAAGATCAGCATCGTGTAGTTGATCATTATACTTATGCAATCTGCGGCGATGGAGACCTTATGGAAGGAATCTCTTCTGAAGCGGCTTCACTGGCTGGACACTTGAAACTGGGCAAGTTGGTAGTTCTGTACGATTCCAATGATATTTCATTGGACGGCAAGCTGAACCTGTCTTTCTCCGAGAATGTAGCTAAACGTTTTGAAGCATACGGTTGGCAAGTGCTGCGCGTAGAAGACGGTAACGATCTTCCTGCAATTGAGAAGGCTATTGCTGAAGCGCAAGCAGATAGCAACAAGCCAACACTGATTGAAGTTAAAACTGTTATTGGTTACGGAAGCCCGAACAAGCAAGGTAAAGGCGGCCACGGCGGTACTCACGGTTCCCCACTGGGTGCTGATGAAGCTAAGCTGACCAAGGACTTCTACAAATGGGTATATGAAGAAGATTTCTATGTACCTGATGATGTTCGTACCCGTTTTGCTCAAGTCAAAGAAAGCGGCATTGCGGCGAATAAAGAATGGGACGAGAAATTTGCAGCTTACAAAAAAGCTTACCCAGAGCTTGCTGCCCAATTTGAAACCGTAACGAATGGCGATCTTCCAGAAGGCTGGGATGCAAAGCTTCCTATGTATACCACAGAAGATAAAGCCGTATCTACACGTATTGCTTCCGGTAATGCACTGAACGGTCTGGCAGCGGGAGTTCCTCAGCTTGTAGGCGGATCCGCTGACCTTGAAAGCTCCACAATGACTCACCTGAACGGCCTGACTTCGTTTACTTCCGAGTCCTATGACGGTCGTAATATCTACTTCGGCGTTCGTGAATTCGGTATGGCTGCAGCGATGAACGGTATTGCCCTGCATAGCGGATTGAAAGTCTTCGGCGGTACGTTCTTCGTATTTACGGATTACCTGCGTCCTGCAGTTCGTCTGGCAGCCATTATGAAGCTTCCTGTAACGTATGTACTGACTCATGACAGTATTGCTGTTGGTGAGGACGGTCCTACGCATGAGCCGATTGAACAACTGGCTTCGCTTCGTATCATCCCGGGTCTTACGGTTATTCGTCCGGCTGATGCTAATGAAACTTCTGCGGCATGGGCTTACGCTCTGGAAAACAAAGCTAACCCGGTTGCACTGGTATTGACTCGTCAAAACTTGCCGATTCTGCCAGGAACCGTTGAAGGCGTGCGCGATAACATCAAACGCGGCGGTTATGTTGTCTCTGATGCGAAGAACGGTAAACCACAGGCACAAATCATTGCCACAGGTTCCGAAGTACAGCTTGCTGTAAAAGCACAAGCTGCTTTGGCTGAAGAAGGCATTGAAGTGCGTGTAATCAGTTTGCCGAGCTGGGATTTGTTCGAAAAACAGGACAAGGCATACCGTGATTCTGTAATCCTTCCTGAAGTTAAAGCCCGTCTTGCTGTGGAAATGGCTCAAACCTTTGGTTGGGAACGTTACACAGGCGATCAAGGCGATATTCTGGGTATCACAACCTTCGGTGCTTCTGCGCCTGGCGATACCGTTATCAAAGAATATGGCTTTACCGTTGAGAATGTTGTCAGTCGTGTGAAGGCTCTGTTATAA
- a CDS encoding pyrimidine/purine nucleoside phosphorylase: MSQFNNATVEKAANVYYGGKVTSRTVILQDGTKVTLGIMLPGVYDFGTEGPEIMEILSGDLKVLLPGSEIWQEIKGAETFNVPGNSKFSLEVFGVTDYCCSYPAM; encoded by the coding sequence ATGAGTCAGTTTAACAACGCAACGGTTGAAAAAGCAGCGAACGTATACTATGGAGGAAAAGTGACTAGCCGTACAGTCATTTTGCAGGACGGTACCAAAGTGACATTAGGAATTATGCTGCCGGGTGTGTATGATTTCGGCACAGAAGGCCCTGAGATCATGGAGATTCTGTCTGGCGATCTTAAAGTGCTGCTTCCTGGATCAGAGATCTGGCAGGAAATTAAAGGTGCAGAAACCTTTAACGTTCCCGGTAACTCCAAATTTTCGCTAGAAGTGTTCGGTGTAACTGATTATTGTTGTTCATACCCTGCAATGTAA
- the purU gene encoding formyltetrahydrofolate deformylase, with translation MELHVKRERSSGDTLKANRARMLISCPDGPGIVAAVSHFLYQHGANIVQSDQYTMDPEGGMFFMRVEFDLPELEERLEELRNLFGTIAERFSMDWQIFNVSHKKKLAIFVSKEDHCLVELLWQWQAGDLDAEISLVVSNHTDMKAYVESFGIPFHHIPVTADTKAEAEKRQLEVIGDHIDVIILARYMQIISPSFIEHYRHQIINIHHSFLPAFVGGKPYAQAYQRGVKIIGATAHYVTEELDGGPIIEQDVQRVSHSDDVTELKRIGRTIERVVLARAVKWHIEDRILVHHNKTVVFN, from the coding sequence ATGGAATTACATGTTAAGAGAGAGCGTTCCTCAGGCGATACCCTGAAAGCAAACCGAGCACGTATGCTCATCTCCTGCCCGGATGGGCCTGGTATTGTTGCAGCGGTATCACACTTCCTGTATCAGCATGGTGCTAACATTGTACAGTCGGACCAATATACAATGGACCCCGAAGGCGGAATGTTCTTTATGAGAGTTGAGTTTGACCTGCCTGAGTTGGAAGAGCGTCTAGAAGAGCTGCGTAATTTGTTCGGTACAATAGCTGAACGTTTCAGCATGGATTGGCAAATTTTCAATGTGAGCCACAAGAAGAAGCTGGCTATCTTTGTTTCTAAAGAAGATCATTGTCTGGTTGAGCTGCTGTGGCAGTGGCAAGCAGGGGATCTGGATGCTGAAATTTCCTTGGTAGTCAGCAATCACACTGACATGAAGGCCTACGTAGAATCTTTTGGCATTCCTTTTCACCATATTCCGGTTACTGCAGATACTAAGGCAGAAGCAGAGAAGCGGCAGCTTGAAGTGATCGGTGATCATATCGATGTCATTATATTGGCCCGTTATATGCAGATCATTTCCCCGTCGTTTATCGAACATTATCGTCACCAGATTATCAATATTCATCATTCCTTCCTCCCGGCTTTTGTTGGCGGCAAGCCTTACGCGCAAGCTTACCAGCGTGGTGTGAAAATTATCGGCGCAACCGCTCACTATGTTACAGAGGAGTTGGACGGAGGCCCGATCATCGAGCAGGACGTTCAGCGTGTAAGTCATAGCGATGATGTAACCGAACTGAAACGAATTGGACGAACCATTGAGCGTGTAGTATTAGCTCGTGCTGTTAAATGGCATATCGAGGATCGCATTCTCGTTCATCACAACAAGACGGTTGTTTTTAATTAA
- a CDS encoding NAD(P)-dependent oxidoreductase, producing MKQIGFIGLGTMGAPMASNILRAGYQVTVYNRTASKCEPLISEGAKTASTPHAAAEGKDVIITMISNDDSIREVFYGKDGILEALKPGAVVIDSSTISTGLVREIAAAVADHGGQFLDAPVTGSKPAAIEGTLVFMVGGNADVIESTRDIFDTLGKKLLHMGENGSGAAAKLAHNAMVGIHNVALAEGFAIAVKSGVPADKFLELVMNGSAGSKQAELKGRKIIENDFTNQFSLALMLKDLKLASALSDSTSVPSPMLGLAKSMFQAGFNQGYGDEDLSAVVKCYEQWIGQKMGGKPSDQ from the coding sequence ATGAAACAAATCGGCTTTATCGGACTCGGAACCATGGGAGCGCCTATGGCCTCCAACATCCTGCGCGCAGGATATCAAGTAACCGTGTACAACCGCACGGCCTCCAAGTGTGAACCTCTTATCAGTGAAGGCGCAAAAACAGCCTCTACACCACATGCAGCTGCAGAAGGCAAGGACGTTATTATTACCATGATCAGCAACGACGATTCTATCCGTGAAGTATTTTACGGCAAGGACGGAATTCTGGAAGCCTTGAAACCTGGAGCTGTAGTTATTGATTCAAGCACCATCTCTACGGGGTTGGTCCGTGAGATTGCTGCAGCAGTGGCAGATCACGGAGGCCAATTCCTTGATGCCCCTGTAACCGGCAGCAAACCCGCTGCCATCGAAGGCACATTAGTATTTATGGTTGGCGGCAATGCAGACGTTATTGAATCTACCCGGGATATCTTCGACACCTTGGGCAAGAAGCTTCTGCACATGGGTGAGAATGGAAGCGGTGCAGCAGCAAAATTGGCGCACAATGCCATGGTTGGTATCCACAACGTTGCTCTTGCGGAAGGCTTCGCGATTGCTGTTAAATCCGGTGTGCCGGCGGACAAGTTCCTGGAGTTAGTGATGAACGGTTCCGCAGGAAGCAAACAGGCTGAACTCAAGGGCCGCAAAATCATCGAGAACGACTTCACCAACCAGTTCTCCTTGGCTCTTATGCTTAAGGATCTGAAGCTGGCTTCCGCGCTTAGCGATTCTACAAGTGTTCCATCCCCAATGCTGGGTCTGGCTAAGAGCATGTTCCAAGCCGGGTTTAACCAAGGCTACGGTGATGAGGATCTCTCCGCTGTGGTTAAATGCTATGAGCAATGGATCGGCCAGAAGATGGGCGGGAAACCCTCTGATCAGTAG